One segment of Cetobacterium sp. NK01 DNA contains the following:
- a CDS encoding rod shape-determining protein yields MKKIFGKVLGIFSDDLGIDLGTSNTLICVKNKGIIMNAPSVVAINTKTKEIFEVGDKAKQMIGRTPHTVEAIRPLKNGVIADYEITEKMLREFYKVVNRGKSLSSPRVIICVPAGVTQVEKRAVMDVTREAGAREAYLIEEPMAAAIGIGLNIFEPEGNMVVDIGGGTTEIGVISLAGIVKTSSLKIAGDKFDSLIIDYIRQKHNLFIGEKTAEEIKIAVGAVTELEEDIFIEISGRNALSGLPKNVKVYSSEIAEALEEAVVQVIEEIKGILEKTPPELSSDIKRKGIYLAGGGALLRGIDKRIAESLSLEVTVAEDPLNAVVNGIQQLLKEFDKYKRVLISPESDY; encoded by the coding sequence ATGAAAAAAATATTTGGAAAAGTTTTGGGAATATTTTCAGATGATTTAGGAATAGATTTAGGAACTTCAAACACATTAATCTGTGTTAAAAATAAAGGGATAATAATGAATGCACCATCAGTAGTGGCTATCAATACTAAAACAAAAGAGATTTTTGAAGTTGGAGATAAAGCAAAGCAAATGATAGGAAGAACTCCTCATACCGTAGAAGCTATTAGACCTTTGAAAAATGGAGTTATTGCAGATTATGAAATAACTGAAAAAATGTTAAGAGAATTTTATAAAGTTGTAAATAGAGGGAAAAGTTTATCAAGTCCAAGAGTTATAATTTGTGTTCCTGCAGGAGTAACTCAAGTTGAAAAAAGAGCAGTTATGGATGTAACAAGAGAAGCAGGAGCAAGAGAAGCATATTTAATAGAAGAACCAATGGCTGCTGCAATAGGAATAGGATTAAATATATTTGAACCTGAAGGAAATATGGTGGTAGATATAGGGGGAGGAACTACTGAAATAGGAGTTATATCATTAGCTGGTATTGTAAAAACATCATCATTAAAAATAGCTGGAGATAAATTTGATTCATTAATTATAGATTATATTAGACAAAAACATAATCTATTTATAGGAGAAAAAACAGCAGAAGAAATAAAAATAGCAGTGGGAGCAGTAACTGAATTAGAAGAAGATATTTTTATAGAAATTAGTGGAAGAAACGCATTAAGCGGACTACCTAAGAATGTAAAGGTATATTCTTCAGAGATTGCAGAGGCTTTAGAAGAAGCTGTAGTACAAGTGATAGAAGAGATTAAAGGTATTTTAGAGAAAACGCCACCAGAACTATCGTCTGATATAAAGAGAAAAGGTATTTATTTAGCAGGGGGTGGAGCTCTGTTGAGAGGAATTGATAAAAGAATAGCTGAAAGTTTAAGTTTAGAAGTTACTGTTGCTGAAGATCCTTTAAATGCTGTTGTTAATGGAATTCAACAACTTTTAAAAGAGTTTGATAAATATAAGAGAGTTTTAATTTCACCTGAAAGCGATTATTAA
- a CDS encoding bifunctional folylpolyglutamate synthase/dihydrofolate synthase — MNIEKLLDELYSYSLHGIKLGLKNIEDICKAMDNPQKNYKTIHVAGTNGKGSTSTTIETVLIEHEKKVGKYTSPHILRFNERISVNGIEITDEEIAYYYSYVKNIIEELKITPTFFEVTTAMMFKYFSDKKVEYAVIEVGMGGRYDATNIIDSDICVITNVSLDHTEFLGKTIYDIACEKAGIIKKDSKVIVGSSDLEFLKGIEEKTKDYINIIEKYKKGRYFLDFKKYKTIVEVDEDIYNFSLFGDYQYKNFLCALEVLKELKVPVDIIKKGVEKVKWQCRFEIIHAKDKIIILDGAHNEDGMKTLCDTLKLGFKKDDITAIVSILKDKDYKKILEILEKTVGKIIFTSLVENKRGQSAVELFNNSNKKDKDYKENINEAYNLANIGNTKAVLFCGSFYLLSKFKEEVLVNEK; from the coding sequence GTGAATATTGAAAAATTATTAGATGAGTTATACTCCTATTCACTTCATGGAATAAAACTAGGTTTAAAAAATATTGAAGATATTTGTAAAGCGATGGATAATCCTCAAAAAAATTATAAAACAATTCATGTGGCAGGAACTAATGGAAAAGGATCAACTTCAACAACAATAGAAACAGTATTAATAGAGCATGAGAAAAAAGTTGGAAAGTATACATCACCACATATTTTAAGATTTAATGAAAGAATATCAGTGAACGGAATTGAAATAACAGATGAGGAAATAGCATATTACTATTCCTATGTAAAAAATATAATAGAAGAGTTAAAAATAACACCAACATTTTTTGAAGTTACTACAGCTATGATGTTTAAATATTTTTCAGATAAAAAAGTAGAATATGCAGTTATAGAAGTTGGAATGGGCGGAAGATATGATGCTACAAATATTATAGATTCAGATATTTGTGTAATAACAAATGTTAGTTTAGACCACACAGAATTTTTAGGAAAAACTATATATGATATAGCCTGTGAAAAAGCAGGGATAATAAAGAAGGATTCCAAAGTTATTGTTGGGAGCTCTGATTTAGAGTTTCTAAAAGGGATTGAGGAGAAAACTAAAGATTATATAAATATAATCGAAAAATATAAAAAAGGAAGATATTTTTTAGACTTTAAAAAATATAAAACTATAGTAGAAGTAGATGAAGATATATATAATTTTTCTTTATTTGGTGATTATCAATATAAAAATTTTTTATGTGCTTTGGAAGTCTTAAAAGAGTTAAAAGTTCCAGTTGATATAATAAAAAAAGGTGTAGAAAAAGTAAAATGGCAGTGTAGATTTGAAATTATACATGCCAAAGATAAGATAATTATTTTAGATGGAGCACATAATGAGGATGGAATGAAGACACTTTGTGATACTTTAAAATTAGGTTTTAAAAAAGATGATATTACAGCAATCGTTTCAATTTTAAAAGATAAAGACTATAAAAAGATTTTAGAAATTTTAGAAAAAACGGTTGGAAAAATAATATTCACATCTTTAGTTGAAAATAAAAGAGGACAAAGTGCTGTTGAACTTTTTAATAACTCTAATAAAAAAGATAAAGATTATAAAGAAAATATAAATGAAGCATATAATTTAGCTAACATAGGGAATACAAAAGCTGTATTATTTTGTGGATCATTTTATTTATTAAGTAAATTTAAAGAGGAAGTATTAGTTAATGAAAAGTAA
- the gatA gene encoding Asp-tRNA(Asn)/Glu-tRNA(Gln) amidotransferase subunit GatA: protein MKKIYELTAFEIKEKILNRELTSEEVVKAIFDRIEETDGEIGSFVSLRKEKAIEEAKAVDYKIQNGETVGALAGIPVAIKDNMVSIGEPSQSASKILEGYEGIYDATVVKKLKDADAIIIGKTNMDEFAMGSTTTTSAYEKTTKNPWDLDRVPGGSSGGGATSVASNQCYISLGSDTGGSIRQPASFCGVVGLKPTYGRISRYGLMAFASSLDQIGPFAKTVKDVALALNTLAGVDDYDSTVEEVEVPNYLDYLTGDIKGMKIGVPKEYFIEGLNPGVKKVVDEALETFKSLGAEIVEISLPHTKYAAPTYYVLAPAEASSNLARFDGVRYGHRTKNASNIDELYTKSRSEGFGDEVKRRIMIGTYVLSAGFFDAYFKKAQKVRRLIKNDFDKAFEKVDIIFTPVTPGPAFRLDAKKTPVELYLEDIFTIPANLAGIPGISIPAGMTEGLPVGIQLLGKAFGEKDILKAGDAFEKAIKERV from the coding sequence GTGAAAAAGATATACGAGTTAACAGCTTTTGAAATAAAAGAAAAAATATTAAATAGAGAATTAACATCTGAAGAGGTTGTTAAAGCTATTTTTGATAGAATAGAAGAAACTGATGGTGAGATTGGAAGTTTTGTATCTCTTAGAAAAGAAAAAGCGATAGAAGAAGCAAAAGCCGTTGATTATAAAATACAAAATGGAGAAACTGTAGGAGCTTTAGCAGGAATTCCAGTAGCCATAAAAGATAACATGGTATCAATTGGAGAACCATCACAATCAGCTTCTAAGATATTAGAAGGATATGAAGGAATATATGACGCTACAGTTGTAAAAAAATTAAAAGATGCAGATGCAATAATAATAGGAAAAACAAACATGGACGAATTCGCTATGGGTTCAACAACAACAACATCTGCTTATGAAAAAACAACTAAAAACCCTTGGGATTTAGATAGAGTTCCTGGAGGGAGTAGTGGAGGAGGAGCTACATCAGTTGCTTCAAACCAATGTTATATATCTCTAGGGTCAGATACAGGTGGAAGTATTAGACAACCAGCATCATTTTGTGGAGTAGTTGGATTAAAACCAACTTATGGAAGAATTTCTAGATATGGTCTTATGGCATTTGCCTCATCTCTAGATCAGATTGGTCCATTTGCTAAAACGGTTAAAGATGTAGCTTTAGCTTTAAATACATTAGCAGGAGTAGATGATTATGATTCTACAGTTGAAGAAGTAGAAGTTCCAAATTATTTAGATTATTTAACTGGAGATATAAAAGGAATGAAGATTGGTGTGCCGAAAGAATACTTCATAGAGGGACTAAATCCAGGAGTAAAAAAGGTTGTAGATGAAGCTTTAGAAACTTTTAAATCTTTAGGTGCAGAGATAGTAGAAATATCATTACCACATACAAAATATGCAGCTCCGACATACTATGTATTAGCTCCAGCAGAAGCTAGTTCAAATTTAGCTAGATTCGATGGTGTTAGATATGGACATAGAACAAAAAATGCTTCAAATATAGATGAGTTATATACAAAATCTAGAAGTGAAGGATTTGGAGATGAAGTAAAAAGAAGAATTATGATAGGAACATATGTTTTAAGTGCTGGATTCTTTGATGCATATTTTAAGAAGGCTCAAAAAGTTAGAAGATTAATAAAAAATGACTTTGATAAAGCTTTTGAAAAGGTTGATATTATATTCACTCCAGTAACACCAGGACCTGCTTTTAGATTGGATGCTAAAAAGACTCCAGTAGAGTTATACTTAGAGGATATCTTTACGATACCAGCAAACCTAGCAGGAATACCAGGAATTTCAATACCAGCAGGAATGACTGAAGGATTACCAGTTGGAATACAATTATTAGGAAAAGCATTTGGAGAAAAAGATATCTTAAAAGCAGGAGATGCTTTTGAAAAAGCGATAAAGGAGAGAGTGTAA
- a CDS encoding lysophospholipid acyltransferase family protein, with translation MYKFQFFIFKIFRRILLLFSEKTRFKFAEKLGIIGYYLIKKRRLIALANLKLAFPDKTYDERKKIAKESYKIMSKAFLSTLWFEDYLKTNVDLEDFNRVVSIKERGNGIVVALIHMGNMEASLKAGETYRIVTVAKAQRNPYIDKFITEARKQLNVTLLKKSKQTSRELLEQIEEKNVIALFTDHRDKGSTVEFFGEETVSPTGVINIALKHNFPLVIGYNVMHEDNTCTTYFTRELDLVRTASFKDDVKENTQLLMSTIENIIKNYPDQWMWFHDRWKLSKKIDKNEIKK, from the coding sequence ATGTATAAATTTCAGTTTTTTATATTTAAAATTTTTCGGCGTATTTTACTTTTATTTTCAGAAAAAACAAGATTTAAATTTGCTGAAAAGTTAGGAATTATAGGATATTATCTTATAAAAAAAAGAAGATTAATAGCATTGGCAAATTTAAAACTAGCTTTTCCAGATAAGACGTATGATGAGAGAAAAAAAATAGCAAAAGAATCATATAAAATAATGTCAAAAGCATTTCTTTCAACCTTATGGTTTGAAGACTACTTAAAAACAAATGTTGATTTAGAAGATTTTAATAGAGTAGTTTCAATAAAAGAGAGAGGAAATGGTATAGTAGTAGCTCTTATTCATATGGGAAATATGGAAGCTAGTTTAAAAGCGGGAGAAACCTATAGAATTGTAACAGTAGCTAAAGCTCAAAGAAATCCGTATATTGATAAATTTATAACAGAAGCTAGAAAACAACTCAATGTAACTTTATTAAAGAAATCTAAACAAACATCAAGAGAGTTATTGGAACAAATAGAAGAAAAAAATGTAATTGCGTTATTTACAGATCATAGAGATAAAGGATCAACAGTTGAATTTTTTGGAGAGGAAACTGTATCTCCAACAGGAGTTATAAATATAGCTCTAAAACATAACTTTCCTTTAGTTATAGGGTATAATGTAATGCATGAAGATAACACATGCACAACTTATTTTACAAGAGAGTTAGATTTAGTAAGAACTGCCTCTTTTAAAGATGACGTAAAAGAAAATACTCAATTACTGATGAGTACTATTGAAAATATAATAAAAAATTATCCAGATCAATGGATGTGGTTTCACGATAGATGGAAACTTTCAAAAAAAATAGATAAAAATGAGATAAAAAAATAG
- a CDS encoding 5'-methylthioadenosine/adenosylhomocysteine nucleosidase, whose translation MLLGIIGAMNEEVIQLKEVMNLLETKEIGGYNFFKGTLLNKEVVLVECGIGKVNAAICSTLLIQEFKVDKVLFTGVAGGLNPEINIGDIVISTDLVEHDFDCTAFGYDYGVIPRMENSTFKADETLVNLAKRVAANNFGSERVFVGTIVSGDTFVASNDKIKWLRDTFKGECTEMEGAAVAHVCYVLGKPFVIIRSISDKANHDANMNFDEFVKLAAQNSKLIIEGMLKEI comes from the coding sequence ATGTTATTAGGTATAATAGGTGCAATGAATGAAGAGGTAATTCAATTAAAAGAAGTAATGAATCTATTGGAAACAAAAGAAATTGGTGGATATAATTTCTTTAAAGGGACATTACTTAATAAAGAGGTTGTATTAGTTGAGTGCGGAATAGGAAAAGTAAATGCAGCAATTTGTTCAACATTGTTGATACAAGAATTTAAAGTAGATAAAGTTTTATTTACAGGAGTTGCAGGAGGATTAAATCCAGAAATAAATATAGGAGATATCGTTATCTCTACAGATTTGGTTGAACATGATTTTGATTGTACAGCTTTTGGATATGATTATGGAGTAATTCCTAGAATGGAGAATTCAACTTTTAAAGCTGATGAAACATTAGTTAATTTAGCAAAAAGAGTTGCGGCAAATAATTTTGGTTCAGAGAGAGTTTTTGTAGGAACAATTGTTAGTGGAGATACTTTTGTTGCATCAAATGATAAAATAAAATGGTTAAGAGATACATTTAAAGGTGAGTGTACCGAGATGGAGGGAGCAGCAGTAGCTCATGTTTGTTATGTTTTAGGAAAGCCATTTGTTATAATAAGATCTATTTCTGATAAGGCTAATCATGATGCTAATATGAACTTTGATGAATTTGTTAAATTAGCTGCTCAAAATTCAAAATTAATAATAGAAGGAATGTTAAAAGAGATATAA
- a CDS encoding pseudouridine synthase, whose translation MRINKYLAQNGYASRREIDKLVENGDIKVNGLDVTPGQKVTDKDKIYIKGQLFEKPKSENKVYFLLNKPKGVLSASKDDRGRKTVTDLIDTKERLYPIGRLDADTEGAIILTNDGDIFNKVIHPKGEVYKEYFAIVKGEIRDKDLSKLAKGINLEDGQTLPAKTKILKRAQGRSEVIIAIREGKNRQVRRMFDAVKHPVVYLRREAIGKINLGNLEIGKYRKLTSQEIKYLKSL comes from the coding sequence ATGAGAATAAATAAATATCTTGCTCAAAATGGATATGCATCTAGAAGAGAGATAGATAAGCTTGTTGAGAATGGTGATATAAAAGTAAATGGTTTAGATGTGACACCAGGACAAAAAGTTACGGATAAGGATAAGATCTATATAAAGGGACAGCTATTTGAAAAACCAAAATCAGAAAATAAAGTTTATTTTTTGCTAAATAAACCCAAAGGTGTTTTAAGTGCTTCAAAAGATGATAGAGGAAGAAAGACAGTTACAGATTTAATAGATACTAAAGAAAGATTATATCCAATAGGAAGATTAGATGCTGACACAGAAGGAGCTATAATCTTGACAAATGATGGAGATATCTTTAATAAAGTTATACATCCAAAAGGAGAAGTTTATAAGGAATATTTTGCAATTGTAAAAGGTGAAATAAGAGATAAAGATCTTTCAAAATTAGCAAAAGGTATAAACTTAGAAGATGGGCAAACATTACCTGCTAAGACAAAGATATTAAAGAGAGCTCAAGGAAGAAGTGAAGTTATAATAGCTATAAGAGAGGGAAAAAATCGTCAAGTTAGAAGAATGTTTGATGCTGTTAAACATCCAGTAGTTTATTTAAGAAGAGAAGCTATTGGGAAAATAAATTTAGGAAATTTAGAAATAGGGAAGTATAGAAAATTAACTTCTCAAGAGATAAAGTATTTAAAATCATTATAG
- the gatB gene encoding Asp-tRNA(Asn)/Glu-tRNA(Gln) amidotransferase subunit GatB, translating to MARQWESVIGLEVHLQLKTGTKVWCGCSADYDNSPTNTHTCPICLGHPGALPKLNKKVVEYAVKAALALNCKINNVSGFDRKNYFYPDTPKNYQITQFEKPYCEKGFLDVKLNSGREFTVGITRIQIEEDAGKSIHAGSESLINFNRASMPLLEIISEPDLRSSEEAYEYLNLLKSTIKYTGISDVSMELGSLRCDANISVMEKGSKVFGTRVEVKNLNSFKAVARAIDYEIGRQIEAIENGGTIDQETRLWDDDAQVTRIMRSKEDAMDYRYFAEPDLPKLVIKDEEIERVKELMPESKSEKLKRFIETYALPEYDANILTDEIELADYFERVVKVTNNAKLSSNWIMTEVLRELKESGKTIEESKISSEDLGKIINLIQKDIISSKIAKELFTIKLNDSRDPEVIVKEEGMVQVVDLGEIEGIVNQVLSDNPKMVEDFKNSDEGRKPRVLKGLIGQVMKLSKGKANPKIVTELMESKLK from the coding sequence ATGGCGAGACAGTGGGAATCGGTAATAGGACTTGAAGTACACCTTCAATTAAAAACAGGAACAAAAGTTTGGTGTGGATGTAGTGCAGACTATGATAATTCACCAACAAATACGCATACATGTCCAATATGTTTAGGACATCCAGGAGCGTTACCAAAGTTAAATAAAAAAGTAGTTGAATATGCTGTAAAAGCGGCATTAGCTTTAAATTGTAAAATCAATAATGTAAGTGGATTTGATAGAAAAAATTATTTCTACCCAGATACTCCTAAAAATTATCAAATTACTCAATTTGAAAAACCATATTGTGAAAAAGGATTTTTAGATGTAAAGTTAAATTCAGGTAGAGAGTTCACTGTTGGAATTACTAGAATACAAATAGAAGAGGATGCAGGAAAATCTATACATGCAGGGTCTGAATCATTAATAAACTTCAATAGAGCATCAATGCCTCTTTTAGAAATAATATCTGAACCAGATTTAAGAAGTTCTGAAGAAGCTTATGAGTATTTAAACCTTTTAAAAAGTACAATAAAATATACTGGAATAAGTGATGTATCAATGGAATTAGGATCTCTAAGATGTGATGCAAATATATCTGTTATGGAAAAAGGAAGTAAAGTTTTTGGTACAAGAGTTGAAGTAAAAAACTTAAACTCATTTAAAGCAGTTGCAAGAGCTATTGACTATGAGATAGGAAGACAGATTGAGGCTATCGAAAACGGTGGAACTATTGATCAAGAAACTAGACTTTGGGATGATGATGCTCAAGTAACAAGAATAATGAGAAGCAAAGAGGATGCAATGGACTATAGATACTTTGCTGAACCAGATCTTCCAAAGCTTGTTATAAAAGATGAAGAAATTGAAAGAGTAAAAGAATTAATGCCTGAATCAAAATCGGAAAAATTAAAAAGATTTATTGAAACTTATGCATTGCCAGAATATGATGCAAATATATTAACAGATGAGATTGAGTTAGCTGACTATTTTGAAAGAGTGGTAAAAGTTACTAATAATGCTAAACTTTCATCAAACTGGATAATGACTGAAGTTTTAAGAGAGCTGAAGGAAAGTGGAAAAACGATTGAAGAGTCTAAAATATCTTCAGAAGATTTAGGAAAGATAATAAATCTAATTCAAAAAGATATAATTTCATCGAAAATAGCTAAGGAATTATTTACTATAAAATTAAATGACAGTAGAGATCCTGAAGTTATTGTAAAAGAAGAAGGTATGGTACAAGTTGTTGACTTAGGAGAAATAGAAGGAATAGTAAACCAAGTTTTATCAGATAATCCTAAGATGGTAGAAGACTTTAAAAACTCAGATGAAGGTAGAAAGCCAAGAGTTTTAAAGGGATTAATAGGACAAGTTATGAAATTATCAAAAGGAAAAGCAAATCCGAAGATAGTTACAGAGCTTATGGAATCAAAATTAAAATAG
- a CDS encoding Maf family protein: MILASKSPRRKEILTHLGFQLQIKSKEIEEISNKESIVEQIKDISFKKVLVVALENPKEYVVGADTLVEIDGKVLGKPKDRKDAEIMLKSLSGKTHKVITAYTFMNLEKEINITNHVESLVYFKKISDKEINWYLDSGEPMDKAGAYGIQGLGSIFVDKIDGDFFSIMGFPINHFIKTLNTLGITVESLSKI; this comes from the coding sequence ATGATATTAGCATCCAAATCTCCGAGGAGAAAAGAGATATTAACACATCTGGGATTTCAATTACAAATTAAAAGTAAAGAAATTGAAGAAATAAGTAATAAAGAAAGTATTGTAGAACAAATAAAAGATATATCTTTTAAAAAAGTTTTAGTTGTAGCACTGGAAAATCCCAAAGAATATGTTGTTGGAGCTGATACATTAGTAGAGATAGATGGAAAAGTTTTGGGAAAGCCAAAAGATAGAAAAGATGCCGAAATTATGTTAAAATCACTTTCTGGAAAAACTCATAAAGTAATCACAGCTTATACATTTATGAATTTAGAAAAAGAAATAAATATAACTAATCATGTTGAAAGTTTAGTTTACTTTAAAAAAATAAGTGATAAAGAAATAAATTGGTACTTAGATAGTGGTGAACCAATGGATAAAGCAGGAGCTTATGGAATCCAAGGGTTAGGATCAATTTTTGTAGATAAAATAGATGGAGATTTCTTTTCGATTATGGGGTTTCCAATAAATCATTTTATAAAAACTTTAAATACATTAGGTATAACAGTAGAAAGTTTAAGTAAAATATAA
- the gatC gene encoding Asp-tRNA(Asn)/Glu-tRNA(Gln) amidotransferase subunit GatC, with amino-acid sequence MSLTKEEVLNVAKLARLEFNEEEITRFQADLNNILEYIDVLGEINTDEVEPLVQIHETGVKLREDIIRESLTVQEAMKNAPASEDGALIVPKVVGE; translated from the coding sequence ATGTCTTTAACAAAAGAAGAGGTTCTGAATGTAGCTAAATTGGCAAGATTAGAATTTAATGAAGAGGAAATTACAAGATTCCAAGCAGACCTAAATAATATATTAGAGTATATAGATGTTTTAGGTGAAATAAATACTGATGAGGTTGAACCATTAGTACAAATTCATGAAACTGGAGTTAAGTTAAGAGAAGATATAATAAGAGAGTCTTTAACTGTTCAGGAAGCTATGAAAAATGCACCTGCTTCAGAGGATGGAGCACTAATAGTACCTAAGGTAGTTGGAGAATAA
- a CDS encoding L,D-transpeptidase family protein, whose protein sequence is MKKSKLISLGIMVFGLTFLSQPLHAVTKKLKEKYENVIPMSVHVNIMNNEAEPEYLNYVFIKSVDAPIREDSSIYSKEIVRFPFNTKLKVIEKVESNGNEWYKVELKDRNGNKVQGYISAMLVTLRRFRFEEMNNKVHKLTQFLQSESAKGKELVSINTYVPNPSNQNMSRIKDKYGVSADQNARANYNGETIFIPDRSLMSVESTKGNDVYVNALSIAEKPLKVSKNVITRYPAVNANFRKAIVIDLENENQGIFQKNSEGQWELISYTLNKTGMESTLGFDTPRGYFIVPVLKYEMGYRDEYNNAAGMAKYAIRFSGGGYIHGTPINFEENINRDFFLREKDGTLGTVEGTRKCIRNMESHIKFLFDWVTNGKVNRKSNEQRPDENVMVIVF, encoded by the coding sequence ATGAAAAAAAGCAAATTAATCTCTTTGGGGATTATGGTATTTGGACTTACTTTTTTATCGCAGCCACTTCATGCAGTTACTAAAAAATTAAAAGAAAAGTACGAAAACGTAATACCAATGAGTGTTCACGTAAATATAATGAATAACGAGGCTGAACCAGAATATTTAAACTATGTCTTTATAAAAAGTGTAGATGCTCCTATAAGAGAGGATTCGTCGATATACTCAAAAGAAATTGTAAGATTTCCTTTTAATACAAAACTAAAAGTTATAGAAAAAGTTGAGTCTAATGGAAATGAGTGGTATAAAGTTGAGCTAAAAGACAGAAATGGAAATAAAGTTCAAGGATATATTTCTGCAATGCTAGTTACATTAAGAAGATTCAGATTTGAAGAGATGAACAATAAAGTTCACAAGTTGACACAATTTTTACAATCTGAGTCAGCAAAAGGTAAGGAATTAGTATCTATAAATACATATGTTCCAAATCCAAGTAATCAGAATATGAGTAGAATAAAGGATAAATATGGAGTTTCAGCAGATCAAAATGCAAGAGCGAACTATAACGGAGAAACAATATTTATACCAGATAGATCTTTAATGTCAGTTGAATCAACAAAAGGAAATGATGTTTATGTTAATGCGCTTTCAATTGCTGAAAAACCATTAAAAGTTAGTAAAAATGTCATTACAAGATATCCAGCTGTTAATGCAAACTTTAGAAAAGCTATTGTTATTGATTTAGAAAATGAGAATCAGGGAATATTTCAGAAGAATTCTGAAGGGCAATGGGAGTTAATATCTTATACTTTAAATAAAACTGGAATGGAAAGTACTTTAGGATTTGATACGCCAAGAGGATATTTCATTGTGCCAGTTTTAAAATATGAGATGGGTTATAGAGATGAATATAATAATGCTGCTGGAATGGCTAAATATGCAATACGTTTTTCTGGTGGTGGATATATTCACGGGACTCCAATTAACTTTGAAGAAAATATAAATAGAGACTTTTTCTTAAGAGAGAAAGATGGAACATTAGGAACAGTTGAAGGAACTAGAAAATGTATTAGAAATATGGAATCACATATTAAGTTTCTTTTTGATTGGGTAACTAATGGAAAAGTTAATAGAAAATCTAATGAACAAAGACCAGATGAAAATGTAATGGTTATAGTATTTTAA
- the scpB gene encoding SMC-Scp complex subunit ScpB: MGIKEQIESILLLGGDEIKIRDLSKFFSVSIEKILEILEILKRERFNTGINLEIDQEVVYLITNPRCGEIVNTYFKQDVKPKKLSNAALETLSIIAYRQPITKSEIEAVRGVSTDRVIQTLEERKFVRICGKKESIGRPNLYEITDKFLGYLGISSVEELPQYEDMKEKLNGSNENK; encoded by the coding sequence ATAGGAATAAAAGAACAAATAGAATCTATACTACTATTAGGTGGAGATGAAATAAAGATAAGAGATTTGAGTAAATTTTTTTCAGTATCTATAGAAAAAATTTTAGAAATTTTAGAAATTTTAAAAAGAGAACGTTTTAATACGGGAATAAATCTTGAGATAGATCAAGAAGTTGTTTATTTAATAACAAATCCTAGATGTGGAGAGATAGTAAATACATATTTTAAACAAGATGTAAAACCTAAAAAACTATCTAATGCAGCTTTGGAAACTCTTTCAATAATAGCTTATCGTCAACCTATAACTAAGAGTGAAATCGAGGCTGTTAGAGGAGTTTCAACCGATAGAGTTATTCAAACTTTAGAAGAGAGAAAGTTTGTTCGTATATGCGGAAAAAAAGAGAGTATAGGAAGACCTAACCTATATGAGATAACAGATAAATTTTTAGGTTATTTAGGAATTTCATCAGTAGAAGAATTACCACAATATGAAGATATGAAGGAGAAATTAAATGGAAGCAATGAGAATAAATAA